The following coding sequences are from one Camelina sativa cultivar DH55 unplaced genomic scaffold, Cs unpScaffold00470, whole genome shotgun sequence window:
- the LOC104773142 gene encoding uncharacterized protein LOC104773142 — MVLYLKDLNPTLQNPKVAVKILREWPPHFIQGQPFYQSLILVDERGNRIDAKIDAGLYVDCYYGNLNEGDWYEISGFLVIEGQQSFRNSNHPFEILIQKKTKMVPINPRSTDNFILMYDALKMHNSTPDEKNCCVDVLGMVVHVNEPQIIDFLDHQNGYISENEVVTFTILEHNGQEIECVAVGSVCTAFFEKRKKIISSPTYTNQPIVCTLLFWRISVYEGMQCLMSQLRCSKIILEDEVAGINTGDMLSWLDVDSSDEDNEDED, encoded by the exons ATGGTGCTGTACTTGAAAGATCTGAATCCTACTTTGCAAAACCCAAAAGTTGCTGTGAAAATACTTCGAGAATGGCCACCTCATTTTATTCAAGGACAGCCTTtttatcaaagtttgattttggtagacGAAAGG GGAAATAGGATTGATGCCAAGATAGATGCGGGACTTTATGTAGACTGTTACTATGGAAACCTCAATGAAGGAGACTGGTACGAGATTTCAGGATTTTTAGTGATTGAAGGTCAACAATCATTCCGAAACTCAAACCATCCGTTTGAGATCCTGatccagaaaaaaacaaaaatggttcCAATAAATCCCCGAAGTACTGataattttattcttatgtATGATGCATTGAAAATGCATAATTCGACGCCTGACGAGAAGAATTGTTGTGTAG ATGTCTTAGGAATGGTGGTACATGTAAACGAGCCGCAGATAATTGATTTCCTCGATCATCAAAATGGCTACATTTCAGAGAATGAAGTTGTGACCTTCACTATCCTTGAACACAA TGGCCAAGAGATTGAATGTGTTGCTGTTGGTTCGGTTTGTACTGCATTTTTTGAGAAgcgaaaaaaaattatttcttcaCCTACCTATACTAATCAACCAATAGTGTGTACTCTCCTGTTTTGGAGGATCTCTGTTTATGAAG GTATGCAATGTCTGATGTCTCAGTTACGATGCTCAAAGATCATTCTTGAAGATGAAGTGGCTGGAATTAATACTGGCGATATGCt AAGCTGGCTTGACGTTGATTCCagtgatgaagacaatgaagatgaagattga
- the LOC104773148 gene encoding uncharacterized protein LOC104773148 yields the protein MSVQKVEEGRLWGLSSAEESATSIKPLDEWMDDQELGPSNMMDQGHDELESQEGLSLESSYNLMMNSLVEANTQPSVSRSSEFLDIATIMEKLGTNYFKGGRSTFAANSWLQSLEKNFSVTECPKEYKKDIAVYHLKKDAANWWTNLEKQYRDKEPTWEDFRREFKTKYFPQEVREKLEAKFLKLEQAERSVRKYEAEFSRLQRYTSYGDEDKAATIRRFMRGLRPEIRSRLQAVVFSSLPELVERTVNVEESVAAENDALSQNYGGSSSRLKGGQSRIQKKEKNKKGCRKSRMKNIKVGCYLCGQFGHSYCACPSMR from the coding sequence ATGTCTGTTCAGAAGGTTGAAGAAGGACGACTATGGGGACTAAGCTCAGCGGAAGAATCAGCTACTTCCATTAAGCCATTGGATGAATGGATGGATGATCAAGAGTTGGGGCCAAGTAATATGATGGACCAAGGACATGATGAGTTGGAATCTCAAGAAGGTTTGTCACTGGAATCATCATACAACCTCATGATGAATTCTTTGGTAGAAGCAAATACACAACCAAGTGTATCAAGGTCATCCGAGTTTCTAGATATTGCAACAATAATGGAGAAGCTGGGAACAAATTACTTTAAAGGTGGAAGGAGTACATTCGCAGCTAATTCATGGTTACAAAGCCTAGAGAAGAACTTCTCCGTAACGGAATGCCCAAAGGAGTACAAGAAGGACATTGCCGTATACCATTTGAAGAAAGATGCAGCTAATTGGTGGACCAACTTAGAGAAGCAGTACAGAGACAAGGAGCCAACGTGGGAAGACTTTAGAAGAGAGTTCAAGACGAAGTATTTTCCACAAGAAGTAAGAGAGAAGTTAGAAGCCAAATTTTTGAAGCTAGAGCAAGCTGAGAGAAGTGTACGAAAATACGAAGCAGAATTTTCGAGACTTCAGAGATATACATCTTACGGTGATGAAGACAAGGCAGCCACAATTCGAAGATTCATGCGTGGCCTAAGACCGGAGATTCGAAGCAGACTACAAGCAGTAGTTTTCTCAAGTCTGCCTGAGTTAGTCGAAAGAACAGTGAACGTAGAAGAATCCGTAGCCGCAGAGAACGATGCATTATCGCAAAATTATGGTGGCAGTAGTTCGAGATTAAAAGGAGGCCAATCAAGAATccaaaagaaggagaagaacaagaaaggaTGTCGTAAATCAAGAATGAAGAACATCAAAGTCGGATGTTATCTATGTGGTCAGTTCGGGCACTCATATTGTGCGTGCCCAAGTATGAGATAA